From the Manis pentadactyla isolate mManPen7 chromosome 15, mManPen7.hap1, whole genome shotgun sequence genome, the window atgcttattttcatgatttctaatcaacatagtactgaaagtcctaaCCAGAACagttaggcaagaaaagaaatagaaggagaTCATgtgttggaaaggaagaagtaaaattacctCTGCTCACAGATGACACAATCTCATATGTTAAAAAATCCTGAAGAttatacatacaacacacacttGTTAGAACTAATGAActcattcagcaaaattgcaggataccaATTAACAAACAAAACTTAGTATATACCAAGTTACATACAACATtaaacaatctgaaaaggaaattaagaaaataattctagttacaatagcattaaaaagaacaaaatactcaagaataaacttaaccaaggaggtagaaaacttgtacactgaaaattacaaagtattgctgaaagaaattaaagaagacacaaatggaaagacatcctgtgttcatggattggaagatttaaTTTCTTACAGAAATAGGAAAATCTATCCTAAATTTTACATGGGCCTCAAGGGCTtctgaataaccaaaacaatctcaAAGTTGGAagtctcacacttcctgatttcaaattttactacaaagccacaataatccagtgtggtactggcataaagacagatatataaaccaatggaatagaatagagagcccagaaataaacccatgtgtgtgtgcactgaaATGATTTTCAGCAAGTGTAtgaagaccattcaatggggaaagagcagttttttcaataaatggtgctgggaaaactggacaactacatgctaAAGAATGAAGTGTACCTGTGTCTTAtgccatatataaaaattcagagcggatcaaagatctaaacataagagctaaaacttATTTAAAAGAGCTAAAGCTGTTATATTTTGTCTATGACAAAACCATTGGGGAAAAACTTTGTGACTGCATTTCTCattgatttcttggatatgacaccaaaagcataagcatcaaaagaaaaattagataaattggactacatcaaaattttaaatgtttgtgaATCAAAGGATATTATCAACAGAGTGGAAAGGCAACTCATGgagtggaaaaaatatttgcaagtcatatacctgataagaggttaatatccagaatttgTAAGGCActataacaaaacagcagcagaacaaaataaaaactttaaaaatgggcaaacaaCTTGAAtaggtatttctccaaagaagacatacatatgACTCACAGGTAAATGGAAAGGTGCTTATTAGgggaatacaaatcaaaactacagtgagataccacctcacacccataaggatggctaccagcaaaacaaaacaaaaaacagaaaataagtgttggGTAGGCAGTGGAGAAATTGTGCACTGTTgataagaatataaaatagtaCACCATTGTGGGaaacagtatatttttaaaaaattaaaaagcagattactgtatgatccagcaattccccctctgggtatatagccaaaagaactgaaagcagggacttgaacaaaTATTTGTATACCCATGTTGACAGCATTACTCACAAAAGCCAAAAGGTGGGAGCAACCTAGGCATGTactaatggatgaatggataaaccaaatgtgttatatacacatgatagaatattatttagtttttaaaagtttgtaatTTCTGACACATACTACAATGTGGCTGAACCTTGAAGACGtgctaagtggaataagccaatcacaaaagggCAAAGACTGTATGATCCCTCTCACGTGAGATACTCAGAGCAGTCAAACTTATACAGACATAAAGTAGAAGGGTGGTTGCCAGACCAGCCGGAGGAGGGAACAGGGAGTTATTGTTGaatgggcacagagtttcagttttgcaagatgaaaacatTTCTGGAGATGggtaatggtgatggttgcacaacaatgtgaatgtacttaacggCCACTGGCCTGGTCATTTAAAAagggttaagatggtaaatttcatgttataaGTATCTTACCACAGTTTTAAATgttctaattaaaaattttaaaaacaagatacAGAAAAGTATATACTTTGTAGTTCCATGTACTTAAGGTACAAAAATGAAGCTGTGGTGTCAGATGTCAGGATGGTGATTAACCGTGGGAAAGGTGAGTAACTGGAAGAGACATGAAGAGGCTTCTGGGATGCTGGCAATGTTCTTTGTCTGATCTGGGTGTTATGACATGGGTGTGTACAGTTTGTGAAATTCTTGGAACTATACGTTTGTGATTTGTACCATTTTCTATATGAATGTGACTCTTCATAAAAGATTTCAAAAATGTAGATCATGAGCCCCACAGCAGACTACATCACAATCTTTGGGGATGGGACTGGGGACACTGCATTTTTAAGATCCCGCCTTCCAAGTTTTTCTTAACATGAGAATCTTTACTAAAGGAAGAAGATTAGGTAAATGTCCTTCCAGTGCCCAAGAATTGTTCAATTTTGTTCTAACAATAAATATTCCTTAGAAAAGAAATTCTTGCTATCCTGGAGTCATTTCCCATCTCCTGTTAGGAAAATGCATGATATATTTTAGATGCTGAGaaccaaaaaaatcaatgacatgCGGAAATGTATAATTTAAGATACTatactttaaaatacttattCTAATTTGCCATACATGCCATAActtatgaatattttattgaggCTCTCTAAAAATGACAGGTGCTAGGACCTAATGGACTTCAGGCACCTTCAGTAGGAGGCGAACATCACACCTTGGGCGTGGTGCCATGGAAGCAGGTACAGAAAAGCCAGTTCTTCCACATGTAAGCTACTTAGATTCCATTTCTGCTCTCTTCATACCATCTCCAAGGTATCAGCAGCTTTACATTTGCTTGTTAAACCTGAAGCATGTTTCTTGCAAAGGCTTTATTGGAAGGAGCAGATCGAGGTCTTGGAGAAGCTCTTGGTGGCCTTCTTGGACGAGGCGgtcagagaagaggaggaggaagaagaggaaatattgGAGGGATAGTTGGAGGAATTGTGAATTTTATCAGCGAGGCTGCAGCAGCTCAGTATACCCCAGAACCGCTTCCCACACTGCAACATTTCACTAATGTGGAGGCCAACGAAAGTGAGGAAGTTAGGCGGTTTCGGCAACAGTTTGCACAGCTGGCTGGACCGGACATGGAGGTGGGTGCCACCGACCTAATGAATATCCTCAACAAAGTCCTTTCTAAGCATAAGGATCTGAAGACCGACGGCTTCAGTCTTGACACCTGCCGGAGCATTGTATCTGTTATGGACAGTGACACCACCGGGAAGCTGGGCTTTGAAGAATTTAAGTATCTCTGGAACAACATCAAGAAATGGCAGTGTGTTTATAAGCAACACGACAGAGACCATTCCGGGtctctgggaagttctcagctGCGGGGTGCTCTCCAGGCAGCAGGCTTCCAGCTAAATGAACAACTTTACCAAATGATTGTCCACCGATATGCCGATGAAGATGGAAATATGGATTTCAACAACTACATCAGCTGCCTGGTCCGCCTGGATGCCATGTTCCGTGCCTTCAAATCTCTGGATAGAGATGCAGATGGCCTGATTCAAGTGTCTATCCAAGAGTGGCTGCAGCTGACCATGTACTCCTGAAGTGGGCGCTGAGGAGTCAGGACCCTCCCTAGAGGTCAGGACGGCCGCATGCCTCGCCGTGCCGTCTTCCCCATCCACCAGCTGTCCTTTCCTGACGAGCTCTTCTACAAACTGGCAAAGTTCTGAATTTGTGCTGCCCTTTGCTGCTTAATTAAAACACATTGTTCATGAAACATGTTCTGAGTGGTTTGTATATCAGCTTTTTGAGATACTGGATTTTTATGGACTTGTATATGTGATGGCGGGGTGCGGGGTGAAGCGCCAAAGGAGTAGGTTTTAATAGGTCATTGCTTGTTTGGTGAATGAATCCCAAGGAGCTGGAAATTTGTTGTTaagaatgaaattttgaaaaaatcctgaaataaatcaagaaaacacTCAGGAGATATATTGTTCCCTTTTAAAAAGGTGAGGAGGAAGGAAATCcaaaatctgtttttctcttaatgtcACATCTGGGCTttccattatgtaaaaaaaagaaaagtgctttCCTGAAATCTATTTAACTATACAGAAACAGGTTCAGAAATGTGAAATCAAGCAATTTCATATAAGGGTAGTACTTTTTTTAAACAAGCAACTATCTAAAATTGGAGAATTCTTTAGTCCTGTTACTCTAGTGAAATAAGCATGTagcaattttgtttcattttgatacGTTTGTAAAGAGGGTCAGGGTATTAGGGAATGAAAGGTTGTACCCAGGGTCCAAAATGTCTCTGGCTGCCTCAATGAATCAAAATGATCACTCTTACATGTACTTCCTGCAAAATCAGGCATGCCCAGCTAATATTAGCCAGCTCTTGTCATATCTTGTCCTGCCTCAGAGCAAGAAAGATTCTTTAGTTCCTCTTTGAAAACTGCAGGcaggaaaaaagtaaacaaagaaaaaaaaagaaagcttacaTAAATGATAATCAGTTATTTGGTATATaaagcaatataaataaatataaatattgctGACTCTATTACAGTGGTTCTCATCCCTGGCTGCAATTTACACTCACTGGGAGAGATCTTTTCGGAATACTGATACTTGAGTCCCACTCCAAATGAGTTAAATAAGAATCTTTAGAGGTGGGGCCCAGAGATGAGTCTGTTTAAAGGTCCCCCAGGTGATTCTAGTGAAAAAACCATGACTGACAGCCACTGCTTCAAAGGAAGGCTGTCTCACAGTGTCTTTCAAACTGGTCTCAGCCAAAACGGAGGCCCAGCAGGAGAATCAGTGCCACCAGCGTCCAGGAGAAGGGAGGTAGGAGGACTGAGAAACTACCACCCCAAATCTGGGCCAGTGGTATCTTCCCTGTGTAGGACCCTTCCTCGCTTTATCATTTGGATTCAGGTGGTTAAAGAGGGGCCAGCAGAATCCAGAATCCCCGGGTGGGCATATGCGGCTAGAGAGGCTGCCTCTGCCTGCGCTCAGTTCACCTGTCTGCTATTTAATTGGTTTCTATCCCTCCTGCTTCTTCGGTTTTGAATGCATTCCTTCTCTCCCAGGCTACTTCGGATCCTCCTGAGCTTGAAgacttatttttccttcctcttttgacGCATTTAGAGGAAAACTTAACTATGGACCTGATGTGACTGGCCTGTTAACAGCCCACAGCTGCCTGTGAGAAATCCCCAGTGAAATTAGAAGGGGTTGGCATTTGGCCtctttgttcaccaccatcaccatcatatAATATTTATGGAACACCACATATAATTCTGCACTGAGCCAAGTGCCGAGACCACATCCACTTTCCTTGAGGAACTTGTAATTTAAGCTTGGTCTGGTCTGCTACTCAGCCCAGGTATGGTTATATAAAGAATGAGGTTGCTGCCAGCAACCACACATTCCTATCAGGATCTCTATTTTAGAATAAGCCCTCTAATATCTCAGGCATGGGTGTAGGAATGTAGCCAAGAGGGGAAAGCTGCCAAGGTGACTTTTAAGGTCTCAAACATTGTGTATAATTTAACCTTTCCACATGATGGTTGTGAAATGGACAAGATAGCCACACTCTTCTTCCCTcacttcattttaaatattttatgaaagttAAGACAGTTACCTTACACTCAGGGTGGTATTAAGTGTTTCTCAAGCACTTTAAGGGATTACCTACTTTTATGATTCTTTCCCTGAATGCACAGGGCAAAACATCCCTCAGCTACCTCAGTTTCTTTCCCATTCTCTTCTGAATTTGTGTAAAATTTGTGCAAATAATCCCAGTCATTAGAGTGGATGCTAGAACATTCAGTCCAAGTACTGGATTTTTTCAAGTACCCAAATCTTTCGCTTTGTATAGAACCAGTAGCCCAACAAGTGATTGAAATTTCTTAGTTTTCATCCAATAGTTGACATTTTAAAGCACATTTTCAATGTATTTAcctgataatattttttaaaattttgctacaTCTAAATGGGAAATTACTTAAAGCCTTAAAAGTCTTTGATTCATATAACCCCATCCCATTAGTTTATAAAGGTTTTAACATTAAGCAATATAACCAATGTAGTTAGTTGAAAATAATactaagtgatttttttaaatatgtgaagTTGCACTGTctacttgttttttaatttcaaaatatatctcATATGGTTTTGACAAATACCTCTACCTTGACTGAACCCATTGAATTCTCTAACCTGTAACCTAGCAGGAAAAAGAATGGTGTGCTCTCTACCTAAGAAAAGTAAACCTCCAAAAGCATTCAAAATTTGTATATCATCTTAaaggtcactttttttttttccccatgcaagagattttattatctgaaagagaaagtggctgccccaaagggagagagagagagagcgcagagagcagagggagcagcgagagagcagagagacagagacagagagagcgagCTTAAAGGTCACTTTCTAAACATTTTTGAGAAGTATGCGTGTTTTTAGAAGTTGATTTATAGCAACAACCTCCGTGAGAAATATCATCACTAGTATTTCACAACTGACCCATAGTGAggtcttaaaaaatatttgtggagGCACCTGCAAGGCACTGATATTCACTGTGCCTATTGACTTTGAAGGGCTTTcagaattactttttttaaatgtttatttttaatgctaaGTGGATTAAAACTAATTCCTAGAAAACTGGTAACACAATTAGGTACATGGGTAGAAATATGCTCTTAATAAGAATATTCAAGTGAAGAGAATACCTCTTCCCTGACTCTTCTGGAAAACAgaattttctatgaattttaatACTCCTTTGGGTTTGTAGAGTATCTTCAAAGACTCAAAGGCTTTTTCTGTTGACTGCTGTGTGGTAGGTTCTGTATTaagtaagcatttaaaaattattctgatgGCATTGATTCTCTCTCATTTGCAGGGGTGTTAGCCATTATATCACTATATTTTCTATCACAAATGATAGAAAAGAGTCCCTATCCTTGGGAGTTTGCTATCATTCAGAACCATATCCTTAAATGTCACAGGACATTAAAAGTTGAACCAAGTATCTGATTCCATAAGAATAGAAATGTTGATATAAATCCAGGTATGTAAAACTTTATGGAACTGATACCTAAAAATCAGACACCTGAAAATCATCCTTTATTCCTTGTGGAATTTTAAATGGACCACGTGTGAACAAGTGGCCCCGAACTTCCTGTGGTCCTGGGAGCCAGTGTAGTGTGACTGTGGGGATGGAAGGCACCATGAGCTCACAGTCCCACCGTCCTCACTTCCATGCTTTTC encodes:
- the CAPNS2 gene encoding calpain small subunit 2, which translates into the protein MFLAKALLEGADRGLGEALGGLLGRGGQRRGGGRRGNIGGIVGGIVNFISEAAAAQYTPEPLPTLQHFTNVEANESEEVRRFRQQFAQLAGPDMEVGATDLMNILNKVLSKHKDLKTDGFSLDTCRSIVSVMDSDTTGKLGFEEFKYLWNNIKKWQCVYKQHDRDHSGSLGSSQLRGALQAAGFQLNEQLYQMIVHRYADEDGNMDFNNYISCLVRLDAMFRAFKSLDRDADGLIQVSIQEWLQLTMYS